The following coding sequences are from one Thermostichus vulcanus str. 'Rupite' window:
- a CDS encoding DUF760 domain-containing protein translates to MSSPINFIPGFEAVQTPSPDNRLWQYLQTQDPNIFQDIARNSSPEVLEILGHNIRSLVGALPPEQFGVQVITNRESLAKMLSGAMMGGYFLRVMEERLALEQALNNSATSVAPTQPEEGKA, encoded by the coding sequence ATGTCGAGCCCAATTAATTTCATCCCTGGTTTTGAGGCCGTGCAGACTCCTAGCCCCGACAATCGGCTCTGGCAATATCTGCAGACCCAGGATCCCAACATTTTTCAAGATATTGCCCGCAATTCTTCCCCGGAAGTGTTGGAGATCCTAGGCCACAACATCCGCAGCCTTGTGGGGGCCTTGCCTCCAGAACAATTTGGGGTTCAAGTGATCACCAACCGGGAGAGTTTGGCCAAGATGCTGTCTGGCGCGATGATGGGCGGCTATTTTCTGCGGGTGATGGAGGAGCGCTTAGCCCTGGAGCAAGCCTTGAATAACTCAGCGACTTCTGTGGCCCCCACTCAGCCGGAGGAAGGCAAGGCTTAA